A part of Maridesulfovibrio hydrothermalis AM13 = DSM 14728 genomic DNA contains:
- a CDS encoding DUF6785 family protein codes for MHGNIRIRAIALGILFGLTICAFTPFNNAYLNATPLAGGHFPLAPFFILAWLTAISALYHKIMRSHPLLTGLELITMWILTVIVSGISYTGLARTFFINLTAPFHFASIGNRWKEVLQPLLPEALHPTDPKAVEELYNGIKGGPFMDNTDLISSIPWAAWITPLMWWGAFILLCYFMMLCLTNIFSRQWVENERLNFPLLQLPRFMEEALDQGLYGSFLSNKFFLSGLLFCIFLHLMNGLHFYIPSVPEIPTLILAGKYFAKTGLFSGFYKLKIYFYPAFVGFAFLASRQISFSFWFFFLLGGFFYGLLNVAGLNIPASALGVTFGPTLTRPEETQMIGAYLVFFCFIVWLARHHLLQVVREAFGAASTKGEAEWMSLRFSFWGLIISGGLLTAWCVYFGIPMLVAVVVLIAFFIFTLVASKAICQGGIAYFTLTAAPLDGITALFGAKFFGSVGIAVTAMCQKILFVDLRESLMPSLVHGSKVNEWIKNKRLFLIGITIILLLGIAVSFAAMLMVCYKYGIRELQLDWATRTSMTVYDNVVRVINEPAASTHWVSTFATIGAVVMLALVAAYNRLPWWPLHPIGYLTAYSSAMKILWFSFFLGWMCNQLTLRYGGVGLFKKVRYLFFGLIMGDFLMGGAWALYGLYAGQSYQVLPG; via the coding sequence ATGCACGGTAACATACGGATAAGGGCAATAGCACTAGGTATTCTTTTTGGATTGACCATTTGTGCTTTTACACCTTTCAACAACGCCTATTTGAACGCAACACCGCTGGCAGGTGGACATTTTCCACTGGCCCCGTTCTTCATACTGGCATGGCTGACCGCAATTTCTGCATTATATCATAAAATTATGCGCTCCCACCCGCTTTTGACCGGACTGGAGCTTATTACCATGTGGATTTTAACAGTAATTGTATCGGGTATCTCGTATACAGGTCTGGCAAGAACTTTTTTCATCAACCTTACCGCTCCTTTCCATTTTGCCAGCATAGGCAACAGATGGAAGGAAGTATTACAGCCCCTGCTGCCGGAAGCCCTGCATCCCACCGACCCCAAAGCGGTGGAGGAGCTTTACAACGGCATCAAAGGCGGCCCGTTCATGGATAATACTGACCTGATCAGCTCTATCCCATGGGCAGCGTGGATAACTCCGCTCATGTGGTGGGGAGCCTTTATCCTGCTCTGCTATTTCATGATGCTCTGCCTGACTAATATTTTCAGCAGACAGTGGGTTGAAAACGAACGGCTGAACTTCCCTCTTCTCCAGTTGCCCAGATTTATGGAGGAAGCTCTGGATCAGGGACTTTACGGTTCTTTTTTAAGCAATAAATTTTTTCTGTCCGGCTTGCTCTTTTGTATATTTCTGCATCTCATGAACGGCCTGCACTTTTATATTCCATCGGTCCCTGAAATACCTACACTGATACTGGCAGGAAAATATTTTGCCAAAACCGGACTTTTCTCCGGCTTCTATAAACTTAAAATTTATTTTTACCCAGCATTTGTCGGCTTTGCTTTTCTTGCTTCGCGTCAGATATCGTTCAGCTTCTGGTTCTTCTTCCTGTTAGGAGGATTCTTCTACGGACTGTTAAATGTTGCCGGGCTAAACATTCCCGCTTCCGCTCTGGGAGTTACGTTCGGCCCCACTCTCACCCGCCCTGAAGAAACTCAGATGATCGGTGCTTATCTGGTGTTCTTTTGCTTTATTGTCTGGCTGGCAAGGCATCATCTGTTGCAGGTTGTACGCGAAGCATTCGGAGCTGCCTCGACTAAAGGAGAAGCGGAATGGATGTCGCTGCGATTCTCCTTCTGGGGACTTATCATTTCCGGCGGTCTGCTGACCGCATGGTGTGTATATTTCGGAATTCCCATGCTGGTAGCTGTCGTTGTTCTCATTGCATTTTTTATTTTCACATTGGTAGCTTCCAAGGCAATCTGTCAGGGCGGTATCGCCTACTTCACGCTGACCGCCGCCCCGCTGGACGGAATAACAGCTCTCTTCGGAGCAAAGTTTTTCGGATCAGTCGGGATTGCAGTTACTGCCATGTGCCAGAAAATACTCTTTGTTGATCTCAGAGAATCACTCATGCCTTCACTGGTGCATGGTTCCAAAGTTAACGAATGGATCAAAAACAAACGTCTATTCCTGATCGGCATAACAATAATTTTACTACTCGGCATTGCCGTTTCTTTCGCAGCCATGCTCATGGTCTGCTACAAGTACGGCATCCGTGAACTGCAACTCGACTGGGCCACCAGAACGTCCATGACGGTTTATGACAACGTGGTCAGAGTTATCAACGAACCGGCCGCATCCACCCACTGGGTATCAACCTTTGCTACAATCGGGGCGGTAGTCATGCTGGCACTGGTTGCAGCCTATAACCGTCTCCCGTGGTGGCCGCTGCATCCCATCGGATATCTCACCGCTTACAGTTCAGCCATGAAAATTCTCTGGTTCAGCTTCTTTCTAGGCTGGATGTGCAACCAGTTGACCCTTCGCTATGGCGGCGTGGGGCTTTTCAAGAAAGTCAGATACTTATTCTTCGGCCTGATAATGGGTGATTTTCTCATGGGCGGAGCATGGGCTTTATACGGGCTGTATGCCGGACAAAGTTATCAGGTTCTTCCCGGTTGA
- a CDS encoding FtsX-like permease family protein, translating to MSTSSEIYTAKPARKIAVLLFAVLLLTICAAQEAYSSTAPLKKTITELSNLGDRSFGSAGAKKAADYIEKRFKELGKFKVGRHLFLAPAILSSDTKFTVNGKKISINPAKLNAISPPATPQKGLSGPVIYVGQGRLNDFNGLPVKNAIVLMDINSGKNWLNAASLGASALIYVDDGPTMKGFFEEKLELSPLDFPRYYMSAADARMKMGVIAGGLKQLVASSGVIESTCKWQRIEAENIYCMIEGSDPEMAEDLVVIESFYDSSSYIMGNSPGADEALSIASLFEIGKKMAANPPKRSVLLLATTGHGQSLRGMREFIKATSGKSKSLKKIKAELRKKKNNASKVLDGLEMDNPLATEIAAENPELQALLYTALKNQIKDEVDVISKNLMQKRLQKNRDNEAITKLDDKRKLLRRISWKTDYSTLPAEELAAVKDLFPKVKHKAYQSKLDIKQQLKAIRSAREIRKVVRSKEPVCSISLHLSSNGEGVGAFGMGWFYELRPRVNLSRTFSQINNILGDAVPEVEKATGTEGLYKDTLRPNRSRPWQTWLLDKPQFSSEIPTMAGLLSFTFATVNDGRAYWGTPFDTVENMNWDGIGRQAELIEGLIRKISNTEGELTTKSPRKGFSLINGKARFIRQGELFADQAAPGTIFMGFQGKTRFYSLADSEGDFKFSGVASKKLVQSKLIIEGYKYNDDGRIIWAIDKKQTGKSAYRVKMHRLDMETKVIMFACRQTTLFDLLTPRTFRYMTKVEVLDGARDAAPMHFWYSRIDTRSSTITSVFLEPNVPLKMTLSDSVLNRKMILIHSKPSNPAGNGYYLDKWPIIPATNHRAAEDMWNLLGPRISNLESHGIVNQRIRSLEQQGTKALAKAKKAWKERRYDDFMKESRTSWALASRVYLDVDQTQKDVLIGVLFYIALFIPFAYCMERVLFSFADIHKRILGFLAILSAVIAVIYSVHPAFQLTYSPVVVILAFFILGLSVMVSLIIFFRFEKEMILLQQRAHRTQTSEISKWKAFTSAFVIGVSNLRRRKIRTFLTCLTLTILTFTIMSFTAVKSLRQHTYVLFNESQPYFGLFMKNLGWTDLPRETLGIVSNDFDKNGLVTPRGWMEIKDKTTPAVTPVSFGGNQEEVKGLVGLSHKEPEVSGIDKVLVSGTWLVPGESKQILLSKQMADRLGASAGDKVDVWGSKFVLIGIFDGKKFTEHTDLDGEPMTPVIFPSAAAQELSEVEAEAIESGEDIDTFQGRYTHIPGEVTAIVPYDTLMAMGGRLKAVAIAPVKGIFSQESINSLVDRYGLPIFSCDKSGTYICQASDSMNYSGVPNIIIPLIISALIVLNTMITSVYERKKEISIYTSIGMAPTHVSFLFIAEAIAFAVISVVVGYLIAQTASGLLAGTPLWAGMTANYSSMAGVAAMILVIAVTLISVIYPSRVAANIAIPDVNRSWKMPETESNSIEATLPFLLKHSEQKDAGGFLLEYLEAHTEVSHGLFSTSEIEVNFSQAPLPEHLKEISPDFKDHVICFQFDVRVWLAPFDFGVKQMVRLEFRPAKEHPQFLEAALIINRESGEIGAWKRLNKNFINAIRKQFLIWRSLDPDKQQSFRDKIPEMMAFGFTGLNTKKTLADL from the coding sequence ATGTCCACGTCATCTGAAATTTATACTGCAAAGCCGGCCCGCAAAATTGCTGTACTTTTATTTGCGGTTTTATTGCTGACCATCTGCGCTGCACAGGAAGCATACAGCTCTACGGCTCCGCTGAAAAAGACCATTACCGAACTATCAAACCTCGGTGACCGTTCTTTCGGCTCAGCCGGTGCAAAAAAAGCTGCTGATTACATCGAAAAACGGTTTAAAGAACTGGGCAAATTCAAGGTCGGCAGACATCTTTTTTTAGCCCCAGCTATACTCAGCTCTGACACCAAATTCACAGTTAACGGCAAAAAAATAAGCATAAACCCTGCAAAGTTAAATGCAATTTCTCCTCCGGCCACTCCGCAAAAAGGATTGTCAGGTCCGGTAATTTATGTCGGTCAGGGACGGCTTAACGACTTCAACGGGTTGCCCGTTAAAAATGCCATTGTGCTCATGGACATTAATTCCGGAAAAAACTGGCTCAATGCAGCCAGCCTCGGCGCATCAGCTCTTATTTATGTTGATGACGGACCGACCATGAAAGGTTTTTTCGAAGAAAAACTGGAATTGTCACCTCTTGATTTTCCCCGTTACTACATGAGCGCGGCCGATGCCCGTATGAAAATGGGCGTGATAGCAGGCGGCCTGAAACAACTGGTGGCTTCATCAGGTGTGATTGAATCCACCTGTAAATGGCAACGCATTGAGGCAGAGAATATTTACTGCATGATTGAAGGCAGTGACCCGGAAATGGCTGAAGATCTTGTTGTCATCGAATCATTTTATGACAGCTCTTCTTATATAATGGGCAACTCCCCCGGTGCAGACGAAGCTCTTTCCATTGCCTCCCTGTTCGAAATCGGCAAAAAAATGGCCGCCAATCCGCCTAAACGTTCGGTGCTGCTACTGGCAACCACCGGGCATGGACAATCTTTACGCGGCATGCGTGAATTCATCAAAGCAACCTCAGGCAAAAGTAAAAGCCTTAAAAAAATAAAAGCCGAGTTGCGTAAAAAAAAGAATAACGCTTCCAAAGTTCTGGACGGGCTTGAAATGGATAACCCGCTTGCAACAGAAATTGCAGCAGAAAATCCAGAGCTTCAAGCTTTGCTATATACTGCATTGAAAAACCAGATCAAAGATGAAGTGGATGTCATCAGTAAAAATCTGATGCAAAAACGCCTTCAGAAAAATAGAGACAATGAGGCTATTACAAAACTTGATGACAAACGCAAACTGCTACGCCGTATTTCATGGAAAACAGACTACTCAACCCTGCCCGCAGAAGAGCTTGCAGCAGTCAAAGACCTTTTCCCAAAAGTTAAACACAAAGCATACCAAAGTAAACTTGATATAAAACAACAACTTAAAGCTATCAGAAGTGCCAGAGAAATACGTAAAGTTGTCAGATCCAAAGAACCTGTCTGTTCTATTTCGCTACATCTTTCAAGTAACGGCGAAGGTGTCGGAGCCTTCGGCATGGGCTGGTTTTACGAATTACGCCCCAGAGTCAATCTTTCCCGTACATTTTCCCAGATCAACAATATCTTAGGGGATGCTGTTCCAGAGGTGGAAAAAGCAACCGGCACTGAAGGACTGTACAAAGACACCCTGCGTCCCAACCGTTCACGTCCGTGGCAGACATGGTTGCTCGACAAACCGCAATTCAGCAGTGAAATACCTACGATGGCCGGCCTGTTAAGTTTCACTTTTGCAACGGTCAATGACGGACGGGCATACTGGGGAACGCCATTTGATACAGTCGAGAACATGAACTGGGACGGCATTGGAAGGCAGGCGGAACTCATCGAAGGGTTGATCAGAAAAATTTCAAATACCGAAGGAGAACTGACCACCAAAAGCCCCCGTAAAGGATTTTCGCTGATAAACGGTAAGGCCCGTTTCATCAGGCAGGGAGAGCTTTTTGCTGATCAGGCCGCCCCCGGCACTATCTTTATGGGGTTTCAGGGTAAAACACGCTTTTACTCCCTCGCCGATTCAGAAGGAGACTTCAAATTCAGCGGTGTTGCCTCTAAAAAACTGGTTCAATCAAAGCTCATCATTGAAGGCTACAAATACAACGATGATGGACGCATAATCTGGGCTATCGACAAAAAACAGACCGGGAAAAGTGCCTACAGAGTCAAAATGCACCGTCTGGACATGGAAACCAAGGTGATTATGTTCGCCTGCCGCCAGACCACCCTTTTTGACCTGCTCACCCCGCGCACTTTCCGCTACATGACCAAAGTCGAAGTGCTTGACGGCGCACGCGACGCTGCGCCTATGCATTTCTGGTACAGCCGCATCGACACCCGTTCCTCCACAATTACCAGTGTATTTCTTGAACCTAACGTGCCATTGAAAATGACTCTGTCCGACTCAGTGCTGAACAGAAAAATGATTCTGATTCATTCCAAACCGAGCAATCCGGCAGGCAATGGTTATTACCTCGATAAATGGCCTATCATCCCAGCCACCAATCACAGAGCGGCTGAAGATATGTGGAACCTGCTCGGTCCCCGCATCAGCAACCTAGAATCGCACGGCATCGTCAATCAGCGCATCAGATCGCTGGAACAACAAGGGACCAAGGCTCTGGCAAAAGCAAAGAAAGCATGGAAGGAACGCCGTTACGATGACTTTATGAAAGAATCACGTACCTCATGGGCGCTTGCCTCAAGAGTTTATCTTGATGTTGACCAGACCCAGAAAGATGTACTGATCGGTGTTCTTTTTTACATAGCCTTATTCATTCCATTCGCCTATTGCATGGAGCGGGTGCTCTTTTCATTTGCAGATATTCATAAAAGAATTCTCGGTTTTCTGGCAATTTTATCTGCTGTAATCGCAGTAATCTATTCCGTGCACCCCGCGTTCCAGCTGACATACAGCCCAGTAGTCGTAATTCTGGCCTTCTTTATTCTGGGGCTGTCGGTCATGGTTTCATTGATCATTTTTTTCAGATTTGAAAAAGAAATGATCCTGCTGCAACAACGGGCGCACCGAACTCAGACCTCTGAAATCAGTAAATGGAAAGCTTTTACTTCCGCATTTGTTATCGGAGTCAGCAACCTGCGCCGCAGAAAAATCAGAACATTCTTGACCTGCCTGACCCTGACTATTTTAACGTTCACTATTATGAGCTTTACCGCTGTAAAATCATTACGCCAGCACACTTACGTGCTGTTTAATGAAAGTCAGCCTTATTTCGGCCTGTTCATGAAAAATCTGGGCTGGACAGATCTGCCCCGCGAAACCCTTGGCATTGTCTCCAACGATTTTGACAAAAACGGCCTTGTAACACCGCGCGGATGGATGGAAATAAAAGACAAAACGACTCCGGCTGTAACCCCTGTCAGCTTCGGCGGCAATCAGGAGGAAGTTAAAGGACTTGTAGGTTTAAGTCATAAAGAACCTGAAGTCAGCGGTATAGATAAAGTTCTTGTATCCGGCACCTGGCTTGTTCCCGGTGAATCAAAACAAATATTGCTTTCAAAACAAATGGCTGATCGCCTCGGGGCTTCAGCCGGCGATAAAGTTGATGTGTGGGGAAGCAAATTTGTGCTGATCGGAATATTCGACGGGAAAAAATTCACCGAACATACCGACCTTGACGGCGAGCCGATGACTCCGGTCATTTTCCCGTCTGCCGCAGCTCAAGAGCTTAGTGAAGTTGAGGCTGAAGCCATTGAGTCAGGCGAAGATATCGACACATTTCAAGGACGCTATACCCACATCCCCGGCGAAGTTACTGCCATCGTACCTTACGATACCCTTATGGCTATGGGTGGCCGCCTTAAAGCTGTAGCAATTGCTCCGGTCAAAGGAATCTTTTCACAGGAAAGCATCAACAGTCTGGTTGACAGATACGGGTTGCCGATTTTCAGCTGTGACAAAAGCGGGACTTACATTTGTCAGGCATCAGACAGCATGAACTATTCAGGCGTGCCCAATATAATCATTCCGTTGATTATTTCAGCACTTATCGTTTTGAACACAATGATCACCAGTGTTTACGAACGTAAAAAAGAAATCTCTATTTATACCTCAATAGGTATGGCTCCGACTCATGTATCGTTTCTGTTTATTGCCGAGGCAATCGCTTTTGCTGTAATCAGTGTTGTCGTAGGCTACCTTATAGCACAAACAGCCTCGGGCCTTTTGGCGGGAACCCCGCTGTGGGCCGGCATGACTGCCAACTATTCATCTATGGCCGGTGTGGCAGCTATGATTCTGGTCATCGCCGTAACCCTTATTTCAGTTATTTATCCATCCAGAGTAGCTGCAAACATCGCAATTCCGGATGTTAATCGATCATGGAAAATGCCGGAAACCGAAAGCAATTCCATCGAAGCAACCCTGCCCTTTCTCCTCAAACACAGCGAGCAAAAGGACGCAGGCGGCTTCCTGCTGGAATATCTCGAAGCACATACCGAAGTTTCGCATGGACTTTTTTCCACCTCTGAAATCGAGGTAAACTTCAGTCAGGCTCCACTTCCGGAACATCTTAAGGAAATATCTCCTGATTTTAAAGATCATGTAATCTGCTTCCAGTTCGATGTCCGGGTCTGGCTCGCTCCCTTTGACTTCGGCGTTAAGCAGATGGTCAGACTGGAATTCAGACCGGCCAAAGAGCATCCGCAGTTCCTTGAAGCAGCTTTGATTATCAACCGTGAATCAGGAGAAATCGGAGCATGGAAAAGACTTAACAAAAACTTTATCAATGCCATAAGGAAGCAATTTCTTATCTGGCGGTCCCTTGACCCTGATAAACAGCAATCTTTCCGTGACAAAATACCGGAAATGATGGCCTTCGGATTCACTGGACTTAATACCAAAAAAACACTTGCAGACCTTTAA